One Pararge aegeria chromosome 1, ilParAegt1.1, whole genome shotgun sequence genomic region harbors:
- the LOC120625338 gene encoding protein DEK isoform X1: MSGDTDKAKISDNQDEDKKSGAGDGHTTEDESSQDSKGECLSQEAEVQGNADDVEPKEIPGDAKSTTANGKEDGPANDTKDEKDGKADADKKEENGETHDENEKDDVKENDKGGKKAALKKKPKKEDTEEEDEDEEEEEEEDEEGEEGDEEDEKEEKKPKDKVKKSPVKKAKDGDDEGDDEEEGEEEGEEEEEEEEEEEEAPKPKPKKEPTEPPVPLPAGKGLPLGHINNVEISLSRFKTQDQKVLHQYLYGQLCLDRNVKRNIKKFKGYEWAIGSAEYKTKLEETSKMELKQLRTMCEMLDLDKKGGPNDLATRIVGFLQQPVANSPHARGVARPPPATATPGGRPRRSAAVKIHNRGYSDEEYETDPDNKVKGPKPPKDGSEDSDGSFNPSGSEADSDFDPEGGEGVSGVTRKRKSSGRRRSNTKPGKRGAGRKSKGGKKVKVVPKGRGRKAKSESEDESEKSESESEAAESASDAEESDEPKSKRGRPVTAPVAKGRKGAVAKASAKATPAKRKAPTPPAKKKAPAKPVGRPAAKKGKKASSEESGEGSEEEEDEEEGSDEESGEESDAPADKKAKRPPTDDEIKKYVKQILEGANLEQITMKTVCKQVYSHYPDFDLAHKKDFIKATVKSCI, from the exons GTGATGCTAAGTCAACAACAGCAAACGGAAAAGAAGACGGCCCCGCTAATGACACCAAAGATGAAAAGGACGGAAAGGCTGACGCAGACAAAAAG GAAGAAAATGGTGAAACTCAcgatgaaaatgaaaaagatGATGTAAAGGAAAATGACAAGGGCGGCAAGAAGGCAGCACTAAAGAAAAAACCGAAAAAAGAG GATACAGAAGAGGAGGATGAGGATGAGGAAGAAGAAGAGGAGGAGGACGAGGAAGGGGAGGAGGGGGACGAGGAGGATGAGAAGGAAGAAAAGAAGCCTAAAGATAA AGTAAAGAAGTCGCCGGTAAAGAAAGCTAAAGACGGAGACGACGAAGGCGATGACGAGGAGGAAGGTGAGGAGGAAGGCGAGGAGGAGGAGGAGGAAGAAGAGGAAGAAGAGGAGGCGCCCAAGCCCAAACCTAAAAAAGAG CCGACAGAACCGCCGGTGCCACTGCCAGCGGGTAAGGGCTTGCCGCTCGGACACATCAACAACGTCGAGATCTCATTATCGCGGTTCAAGACACAAGACCAGAAGGTCTTGCATCAGTATTTATATGGG CAATTATGCCTGGACCGTAATGTGAAACGGAACATAAAGAAGTTCAAGGGCTACGAGTGGGCCATCGGCTCGGCGGAGTACAAGACCAAGCTGGAGGAGACATCCAAGATGGAACTCAAGCAACTACGCACCATGTGTGAAATGCTTGATTTGGATAAGAAAG GTGGTCCCAACGACCTGGCGACTCGGATAGTAGGGTTCCTCCAGCAGCCGGTAGCGAACTCGCCGCACGCGCGCGGAGTGGCGAGGCCGCCGCCCGCGACCGCCACGCCCGGAGGCCGCCCGAGGCGATCCGCCGCCGTCAAGATCCACAACCGAG GATACTCAGATGAAGAATATGAAACTGATCCAGATAATAAAGTCAAAGGCCCTAAACCACCGAAGGACGGATCTGAAGATTCTGAT GGCTCGTTCAACCCAAGTGGGTCGGAGGCGGACTCGGACTTTGACCCCGAGGGTGGCGAGGGCGTCAGTGGTGTGACCCGCAAGCGCAAGAGCTCAGGCCGCCGCCGCTCAAACACCAAGCCCGGCAAGCGGGGGGCAGGTCGCAAGAGCAAGGGGGGTAAGAAGGTCAAG GTTGTTCCTAAAGGACGCGGGCGAAAAGCAAAGTCGGAGAGCGAAGATGAGAGTGAGAAATCGGAGAGCGAAAGCGAAGCCGCAGAGTCTGCTAGCGATGCAGAGGAGTctgat GAGCCGAAGTCCAAGCGCGGTCGGCCAGTGACTGCCCCAGTGGCCAAGGGCCGAAAGGGAGCTGTGGCCAAGGCCAGCGCCAAGGCCACACCCGCTAAACGGAAAGCGCCAACGCCGCCAG CCAAGAAGAAGGCTCCAGCCAAACCAGTAGGCAGGCCGGCCGCCAAGAAGGGCAAGAAGGCGTCATCTGAGGAGTCTGGGGAAGGAAGCGAGGAGGAGGAAGATGAGGAGGAAGGGAGCGATGAGGAAAGCGGAGAGGAGTCTGACGCCCCCGCGGATAAGAAAGCCAAGCGGCCGCCGACG GACGATGAGATAAAGAAGTACGTGAAGCAAATCCTAGAGGGCGCCAACTTGGAGCAGATCACGATGAAGACTGTGTGCAAGCAGGTGTACAGCCACTACCCGGACTTCGATCTCGCGCACAAGAAGGACTTCATCAAGGCGACCGTCAAATCG TGTATTTAA
- the LOC120625354 gene encoding uncharacterized protein LOC120625354 isoform X2 gives MYTHFTTILIGITCVACYSNYEIFKGFDRDTSDPETVDTTEVSLANENTTITETMYTNMTISTTSSKLRKKIKPKVTCPEERPTNIGSYEVPTEKDVVIFTKDLLLSMFEAYETGAMALLVDIKENTICSLLEMKSDPMLLVKLLAQETAMLKFALPGFLRLLNSCSKLCLKSQVKPDSKKPLRRMTDQELVVKHFLTNKNYIELIKDSRRSV, from the exons ATTTCACGACCATTCTCATCGGAATCACCTGCGTTGCCTGTTATTCAAACTACGAAATATTTAAAGGATTCGACAGGGATACATCGGATCCAGAGACCGTCGATACTACGGAAGTTTCACTGGCAAATGAAAACACCACCATTACTGAAACTATGTACACG AATATGACAATTTCCACTACGAGTTCTAAGCTCAGAAAGAAAATTAAACCCAAAGTAACTTGTCCTGAGGAAAGACCGACTAACATAGGATCTTATGAAGTGCCCACAGAGAAGGACGTCGTAATCTTTACAAAGGATTTATTACTAAGTATGTTTGAGGCATACGAGACAGGCGCTATGGCTTTACTCGTGGATATTAAAGAG AACACAATATGCAGTTTGTTGGAAATGAAATCTGATCCTATGTTGCTGGTCAAGTTATTGGCTCAAGAGACGGCTATGCTCAAATTTGCACTGCCGGGATTCTTGAGGCTCCTGAACTCATGCTCGAAGCTTTGTTTGAA ATCCCAAGTAAAACCCGATTCAAAAAAACCGTTACGTCGTATGACCGACCAAGAACTCGTGGTGAAGCATTTTTTAACGAACAAGAATTACATTGAGCTCATAAAAGATTCAAGGCGCAGTGTCTAG
- the LOC120625354 gene encoding uncharacterized protein LOC120625354 isoform X3, protein MYTHFTTILIGITCVACYSNYEIFKGFDRDTSDPETVDTTEVSLANENTTITETMYTVTKAATILGEKCPYDKNAYKQCVKRVSGQSEGVTKSLVNSLQMEKVDIKALTDNTICSLLEMKSDPMLLVKLLAQETAMLKFALPGFLRLLNSCSKLCLKSQVKPDSKKPLRRMTDQELVVKHFLTNKNYIELIKDSRRSV, encoded by the exons ATTTCACGACCATTCTCATCGGAATCACCTGCGTTGCCTGTTATTCAAACTACGAAATATTTAAAGGATTCGACAGGGATACATCGGATCCAGAGACCGTCGATACTACGGAAGTTTCACTGGCAAATGAAAACACCACCATTACTGAAACTATGTACACG GTCACAAAAGCAGCTACAATCCTAGGAGAGAAATGCCCGTATGACAAGAACGCTTACAAGCAATGTGTAAAACGCGTGAGCGGACAAAGCGAAGGTGTCACTAAAAGCCTCGTTAATTCACTGCAGATGGAAAAAGTTGATATTAAAGCTCTTACAGAt AACACAATATGCAGTTTGTTGGAAATGAAATCTGATCCTATGTTGCTGGTCAAGTTATTGGCTCAAGAGACGGCTATGCTCAAATTTGCACTGCCGGGATTCTTGAGGCTCCTGAACTCATGCTCGAAGCTTTGTTTGAA ATCCCAAGTAAAACCCGATTCAAAAAAACCGTTACGTCGTATGACCGACCAAGAACTCGTGGTGAAGCATTTTTTAACGAACAAGAATTACATTGAGCTCATAAAAGATTCAAGGCGCAGTGTCTAG
- the LOC120625354 gene encoding uncharacterized protein LOC120625354 isoform X1, which produces MYTHFTTILIGITCVACYSNYEIFKGFDRDTSDPETVDTTEVSLANENTTITETMYTNMTISTTSSKLRKKIKPKVTCPEERPTNIGSYEVPTEKDVVIFTKDLLLSMFEAYETGAMALLVDIKEVTKAATILGEKCPYDKNAYKQCVKRVSGQSEGVTKSLVNSLQMEKVDIKALTDNTICSLLEMKSDPMLLVKLLAQETAMLKFALPGFLRLLNSCSKLCLKSQVKPDSKKPLRRMTDQELVVKHFLTNKNYIELIKDSRRSV; this is translated from the exons ATTTCACGACCATTCTCATCGGAATCACCTGCGTTGCCTGTTATTCAAACTACGAAATATTTAAAGGATTCGACAGGGATACATCGGATCCAGAGACCGTCGATACTACGGAAGTTTCACTGGCAAATGAAAACACCACCATTACTGAAACTATGTACACG AATATGACAATTTCCACTACGAGTTCTAAGCTCAGAAAGAAAATTAAACCCAAAGTAACTTGTCCTGAGGAAAGACCGACTAACATAGGATCTTATGAAGTGCCCACAGAGAAGGACGTCGTAATCTTTACAAAGGATTTATTACTAAGTATGTTTGAGGCATACGAGACAGGCGCTATGGCTTTACTCGTGGATATTAAAGAG GTCACAAAAGCAGCTACAATCCTAGGAGAGAAATGCCCGTATGACAAGAACGCTTACAAGCAATGTGTAAAACGCGTGAGCGGACAAAGCGAAGGTGTCACTAAAAGCCTCGTTAATTCACTGCAGATGGAAAAAGTTGATATTAAAGCTCTTACAGAt AACACAATATGCAGTTTGTTGGAAATGAAATCTGATCCTATGTTGCTGGTCAAGTTATTGGCTCAAGAGACGGCTATGCTCAAATTTGCACTGCCGGGATTCTTGAGGCTCCTGAACTCATGCTCGAAGCTTTGTTTGAA ATCCCAAGTAAAACCCGATTCAAAAAAACCGTTACGTCGTATGACCGACCAAGAACTCGTGGTGAAGCATTTTTTAACGAACAAGAATTACATTGAGCTCATAAAAGATTCAAGGCGCAGTGTCTAG
- the LOC120625378 gene encoding protein SREK1IP1-like produces the protein MMSNYTDLVNKIGKDSSRAACKKCGYAGHLTFQCRNFIKVDPNKEIVLDVSSTSSDSEVEYATPLQTLREAELRQKLEEKLKNAKQKKKSKKRKRSRSSSTSSTSSSSSSSSSSSDSEASVSRKKKRKHKKKSKKSKKSHKKSKKSRK, from the exons atgatgtcCAATTACACTGacttagtaaataaaattggcaaAGACAGCTCGAGAGCGGCGTGCAAAAAGTGTGGTTATGCTGGGCACTTAACTTTTCAGTGCAGAAACTTTATAAAA GTTGATCCAAACAAAGAAATAGTTCTGGACGTAAGCAGTACAAGTAGTGACAGTGAAGTGGAATATGCAACCCCACTACAGACTTTACGAGAGGCAGAGTTAAGGCAGAAACTGGAAGAAAAACTAAAGAATGCAAAgcagaaaaagaaaagtaaaaaaaggaaGCGATCTCG GTCATCAAGTACTTCCTCAACAAGTAGCAGTAgttcatcgtcatcgtcatcatcagatAGTGAAGCCTCAGTTTCACGTAAAAAGAAACGGAAACACAAGAAAAAATCTAAGAAGTCCAAGAAATCTCATAAGAAATCTAAGAAAAGTAGAAAATAG
- the LOC120625328 gene encoding uncharacterized protein LOC120625328 — MAEFLPLCDVLFNVISLAGYFCDVVFDLVMGYALLERGYKCTFAATISIVITSLLISQVLSLRWYLHVWWASEGRKDRPPWLPILLHCLQMGVLWRYARLLVPVELRRVKHQVRDLCMLRLVHAFCEAAPMLLLQLHILLKDADLETVSDLAITPDLTVDEPSANKAFAELNVISASLSLFSVCWALASFSKNVRLQNVHRLVLTWLGVIFQFLWRLGTVSARICALSVYALVYEYWVFLVIGLHWISMFLWLISPKNVFHGERISRPRKAYLSALIAFVYVFAYINLQEHNHRQKMVVFYCVMCVENCVLVTAWWWSWRGALRPSALAASAASATLAGLAFMLLYYRYFHVRRLGYMLGEHQQGTNSTNASSQNKNGKASQADNVAIPGVFNCRFSNPVNNSAANGRKKKKPTSFVPPPAAPPAAFWRRPLPAAHNHHGGSSENEGSSVGSRVNIQQKLQEKKQKQLAELRVIEEEIKQGKLAKTTPVAAEEIYSSLQRQPIPRAKTHAEPPAWPSIEMTHSYQNYPVLPHTCNLYPTYTEIKPEYNVPNFPTNDTNNDLKMRVQDIYDQDSRTFYENPANLRSEVPRTPLRSPNYLVPENRKYESNVQCRSPRNVLNSSPRNYLPDVSTNSYEATQNNARSVQNNSSIYSEDHRQSIGEFSGYCEDSNQNAYGKYGDAKEEYVSALHNVLANVQNIDNMRGIYNEVGCTQYGQNCDRFPYQMGGKKMEQMRKMQRCRTPEILLAPHYLEGCNRQVCCNWGAPYTNRKKEESAGVSGGVSSAGGAGGGGGAAGSSGSESGDAPARDTPRPPSDIDSQISLPRSYTLPREFRYWRRRPRLRDAHLPSNNSSDGDVDSGDNDSDRRSNCSASSQIQPPTYGDTFQYSRPDMVPRQDDRYDVYGACPDRRRRGFRKQGPKPETKL, encoded by the exons ATGGCAGAGTTCTTGCCACTGTGCGATGTGCTGTTTAACGTGATATCCCTCGCCGGGTACTTCTGCGATGTTGTATTTGACCTCGTGATGGGCTACGCGCTTCTAGAACGAGGCTATAAATGTACCTTCGCAGCCACTATATCTATTGTCATCACATCGCTACTCATATCACAG GTATTATCACTACGCTGGTACTTGCATGTATGGTGGGCCAGTGAAGGTCGCAAGGACCGTCCGCCGTGGCTGCCCATACTCCTCCATTGTTTACAAATGGGGGTGTTATGGCGATACGCACGTTTGCTGGTGCCTGTGGAGTTACGGAGAGTAAAACATCAAGTTCGAGATCTCT GTATGCTTCGTCTAGTACACGCGTTCTGCGAAGCCGCGCCCATGTTACTGCTTCAGTTGCACATCTTGCTGAAAGACGCCGACTTGGAGACCGTTAGCGATCTGGCAATCACTCCGGATCTCACCGTGGATGAGCCTTCAG CAAACAAGGCTTTCGCGGAGCTGAACGTGATATCTGCGTCTCTCTCGCTGTTCTCCGTGTGCTGGGCCCTCGCCAGCTTCAGCAAGAACGTGCGGTTGCAGAATGTACACCGCCTTGTGCTGACTTGGCTAGGAGTTATATTTCAA tttttgtggCGGCTCGGGACTGTTTCCGCCCGGATATGCGCGCTCAGTGTGTACGCTCTAGTCTACGAATATTGGGTGTTTTTAGTTATAG GTCTTCACTGGATATCGATGTTTCTGTGGCTGATTTCTCCAAAGAACGTGTTCCACGGCGAGCGAATAAGTCGCCCGCGGAAAGCTTACCTCTCCGCGCTCATAGCTTTTGTCTATGTTTTCGCGTACATCAACTTACAGGAACACAATCATAGACAAAAAATG GTGGTGTTCTACTGTGTGATGTGCGTGGAGAACTGTGTGCTGGTGACGGCGTGGTGGTGGTCGTGGCGAGGGGCCCTGAGGCCCTCCGCGCTGGCGGCCTCAGCGGCCTCCGCCACGCTCGCGGGCCTCGCGTTCATGTTGCTGTACTACAG ATACTTCCACGTGCGCCGACTTGGTTACATGCTGGGCGAGCACCAGCAGGGCACCAATAGTACAAACGCTTCTTCGCAGAACAAAAATG GTAAAGCCAGTCAGGCTGATAATGTGGCCATACCCGGTGTTTTCAACTGTAGATTTTCCAACCCAGTCAACAATAG CGCAGCGAACGGTCGTAAGAAAAAGAAGCCCACCTCTTTCGTGCCGCCGCCCGCAGCACCGCCGGCCGCGTTCTGGAGGCGACCACTGCCCGCCGCGCACAATCATCAC GGGGGCTCGTCAGAAAACGAAGGATCGAGCGTAGGGTCCCGAGTAAACATCCAGCAAAAATTACAAGAGAAGAAGCAAAAACAACTCGCAGAACTCAGAGTCATTGAGGAGGAAATCAAACAAGGGAAGCTAGCGAAAACCACTCCAGTAGCCGCGGAAGAAATATACAGCAGCCTGCAAAGACAACCCATTCCAAGGGCGAAAACGCACGCGGAACCGCCTGCTTGGCCTAGTATAGAAATGACACATTCCTACCAAAACTACCCCGTACTACCCCACACGTGCAATCTATACCCTACTTACACAGAAATAAAACCAGAATACAACGTACCAAACTTCCCAACCAACGACacaaataatgatttaaaaatgcGCGTCCAAGACATATACGATCAAGACTCTAGAACATTCTACGAGAACCCAGCGAACCTACGCAGCGAAGTCCCCAGAACACCGTTGAGATCACCAAATTATTTAGTCCCCGAAAATAGGAAATACGAATCTAACGTGCAGTGTCGAAGTCCGAGAAATGTACTCAACAGCAGCCCAAGAAATTATCTGCCCGATGTCAGCACGAACAGTTACGAAGCGACGCAAAACAACGCAAGATCGGTGCAAAATAACTCTAGTATCTACTCCGAAGACCATAGACAAAGTATAGGCGAGTTTTCTGGATACTGTGAGGATAGTAACCAAAATGCGTACGGAAAATATGGTGACGCTAAAGAAGAGTACGTGTCTGCTCTACACAATGTTTTAGCTAATGTACAAAACATAGATAATATGAGGGGTATTTATAATGAAGTTGGGTGCACTCAGTATGGTCAGAACTGTGATAGGTTCCCCTACCAAATGGGGGGGAAGAAAATGGAGCAAATGAGAAAGATGCAGAGGTGTCGAACTCCGGAAATATTGTTAGCGCCCCATTATTTGGAGGGGTGCAACAGACAAGTTTGTTGCAATTGGGGTGCGCCGTATAC GAAtaggaaaaaagaagaaagcGCAGGAGTGTCTGGCGGGGTGAGCAGCGCTGGAGGGGCTGGGGGTGGGGGGGGAGCGGCGGGCAGCAGTGGGTCGGAATCCGGGGATGCCCCTGCCAGAGACACACCTCGTCCGCCCAGTGACATCGATAGTCAG ATATCGCTGCCGCGTTCTTACACCCTGCCCCGTGAGTTTCGCTATTGGAGGAGACGTCCGCGATTGCGTGACGCGCACCTCCCCAGCAACAACAGCAGTGATG GTGACGTCGATAGCGGGGACAACGATAGCGACCGCCGCTCCAACTGCTCAGCCTCCTCACAAATACAGCCGCCGACTTACGGCGACACGTTCCAGTACAGCCGGCCGGACATGGTGCCGCGGCAGGACGACCGCTACGACGTGTACGGCGCGTGCCCTGACCGGCGGCGGCGCGGCTTCCGAAAACAGGGGCCTAAGCCGGAGACTAAACTATAA
- the LOC120625338 gene encoding protein DEK isoform X2, giving the protein MSGDTDKAKISDNQDEDKKSGAGDGHTTEDESSQDSKGDAKSTTANGKEDGPANDTKDEKDGKADADKKEENGETHDENEKDDVKENDKGGKKAALKKKPKKEDTEEEDEDEEEEEEEDEEGEEGDEEDEKEEKKPKDKVKKSPVKKAKDGDDEGDDEEEGEEEGEEEEEEEEEEEEAPKPKPKKEPTEPPVPLPAGKGLPLGHINNVEISLSRFKTQDQKVLHQYLYGQLCLDRNVKRNIKKFKGYEWAIGSAEYKTKLEETSKMELKQLRTMCEMLDLDKKGGPNDLATRIVGFLQQPVANSPHARGVARPPPATATPGGRPRRSAAVKIHNRGYSDEEYETDPDNKVKGPKPPKDGSEDSDGSFNPSGSEADSDFDPEGGEGVSGVTRKRKSSGRRRSNTKPGKRGAGRKSKGGKKVKVVPKGRGRKAKSESEDESEKSESESEAAESASDAEESDEPKSKRGRPVTAPVAKGRKGAVAKASAKATPAKRKAPTPPAKKKAPAKPVGRPAAKKGKKASSEESGEGSEEEEDEEEGSDEESGEESDAPADKKAKRPPTDDEIKKYVKQILEGANLEQITMKTVCKQVYSHYPDFDLAHKKDFIKATVKSCI; this is encoded by the exons GTGATGCTAAGTCAACAACAGCAAACGGAAAAGAAGACGGCCCCGCTAATGACACCAAAGATGAAAAGGACGGAAAGGCTGACGCAGACAAAAAG GAAGAAAATGGTGAAACTCAcgatgaaaatgaaaaagatGATGTAAAGGAAAATGACAAGGGCGGCAAGAAGGCAGCACTAAAGAAAAAACCGAAAAAAGAG GATACAGAAGAGGAGGATGAGGATGAGGAAGAAGAAGAGGAGGAGGACGAGGAAGGGGAGGAGGGGGACGAGGAGGATGAGAAGGAAGAAAAGAAGCCTAAAGATAA AGTAAAGAAGTCGCCGGTAAAGAAAGCTAAAGACGGAGACGACGAAGGCGATGACGAGGAGGAAGGTGAGGAGGAAGGCGAGGAGGAGGAGGAGGAAGAAGAGGAAGAAGAGGAGGCGCCCAAGCCCAAACCTAAAAAAGAG CCGACAGAACCGCCGGTGCCACTGCCAGCGGGTAAGGGCTTGCCGCTCGGACACATCAACAACGTCGAGATCTCATTATCGCGGTTCAAGACACAAGACCAGAAGGTCTTGCATCAGTATTTATATGGG CAATTATGCCTGGACCGTAATGTGAAACGGAACATAAAGAAGTTCAAGGGCTACGAGTGGGCCATCGGCTCGGCGGAGTACAAGACCAAGCTGGAGGAGACATCCAAGATGGAACTCAAGCAACTACGCACCATGTGTGAAATGCTTGATTTGGATAAGAAAG GTGGTCCCAACGACCTGGCGACTCGGATAGTAGGGTTCCTCCAGCAGCCGGTAGCGAACTCGCCGCACGCGCGCGGAGTGGCGAGGCCGCCGCCCGCGACCGCCACGCCCGGAGGCCGCCCGAGGCGATCCGCCGCCGTCAAGATCCACAACCGAG GATACTCAGATGAAGAATATGAAACTGATCCAGATAATAAAGTCAAAGGCCCTAAACCACCGAAGGACGGATCTGAAGATTCTGAT GGCTCGTTCAACCCAAGTGGGTCGGAGGCGGACTCGGACTTTGACCCCGAGGGTGGCGAGGGCGTCAGTGGTGTGACCCGCAAGCGCAAGAGCTCAGGCCGCCGCCGCTCAAACACCAAGCCCGGCAAGCGGGGGGCAGGTCGCAAGAGCAAGGGGGGTAAGAAGGTCAAG GTTGTTCCTAAAGGACGCGGGCGAAAAGCAAAGTCGGAGAGCGAAGATGAGAGTGAGAAATCGGAGAGCGAAAGCGAAGCCGCAGAGTCTGCTAGCGATGCAGAGGAGTctgat GAGCCGAAGTCCAAGCGCGGTCGGCCAGTGACTGCCCCAGTGGCCAAGGGCCGAAAGGGAGCTGTGGCCAAGGCCAGCGCCAAGGCCACACCCGCTAAACGGAAAGCGCCAACGCCGCCAG CCAAGAAGAAGGCTCCAGCCAAACCAGTAGGCAGGCCGGCCGCCAAGAAGGGCAAGAAGGCGTCATCTGAGGAGTCTGGGGAAGGAAGCGAGGAGGAGGAAGATGAGGAGGAAGGGAGCGATGAGGAAAGCGGAGAGGAGTCTGACGCCCCCGCGGATAAGAAAGCCAAGCGGCCGCCGACG GACGATGAGATAAAGAAGTACGTGAAGCAAATCCTAGAGGGCGCCAACTTGGAGCAGATCACGATGAAGACTGTGTGCAAGCAGGTGTACAGCCACTACCCGGACTTCGATCTCGCGCACAAGAAGGACTTCATCAAGGCGACCGTCAAATCG TGTATTTAA